The following proteins are co-located in the Spirosoma montaniterrae genome:
- a CDS encoding tagaturonate reductase: protein MSQLNRSTHPAPEFPEKILQFGTGVLLRGLPDYLVHKANAAGRFNGSIVVVKSTDGQTDEFQEQDNLYTVAVRGIRNGQSVSETTVVSAISRVLAAQTQWEDILRLARNPALQIVISNTTEVGLNYVEESIFQKPPQSFPGKLTAFLYERFRSVGGSKAKGLVVVPTELVTDNGLVLRDAVERLSTYNELGKLFVKWLKFHVRFCNTLVDRIVTRPTHDAQQALQTELGYEDNLLTFTEPYHLWAIEGDDRVRQTLSFADASTPEIIIEEDINFYKERKLRILNGTHTLTMPLGYLLGLETVADEMNQPAMSRFIESLMLDEIVPTVPDYGVPGMDKAAVAQFAHDVLDRFRNPHLDHLLLKISFQQTAKMQARNVATLQRYYEKFNAVPQRMALGFAAYLLFMRALREEEGQFIGEISVNDGLISYPITDEKAAYFYGDWQTVKIDDSATVQAFVKSVLSDATLWKADLSTLPGFVDAVAGYLNLLLTQGAEKTLAGVA, encoded by the coding sequence ATGTCTCAACTGAATCGTTCAACCCATCCGGCACCTGAGTTTCCTGAAAAAATTCTGCAATTTGGTACAGGCGTACTATTGCGCGGTCTGCCCGATTATTTAGTACACAAAGCCAATGCCGCCGGTCGATTCAACGGCTCCATTGTGGTGGTTAAATCGACAGATGGGCAAACCGACGAGTTTCAGGAGCAGGATAACCTGTATACGGTGGCCGTTCGAGGTATTCGGAATGGGCAGTCCGTTTCAGAAACAACGGTTGTGTCGGCCATAAGCCGGGTGTTGGCAGCTCAGACGCAGTGGGAAGACATTCTGCGTCTGGCCCGCAATCCGGCACTGCAAATCGTGATCTCCAATACCACCGAAGTGGGGCTGAATTATGTTGAAGAAAGTATTTTTCAGAAGCCGCCCCAATCGTTTCCGGGTAAGCTGACAGCCTTTCTGTATGAGCGATTTCGCAGCGTAGGCGGTTCCAAAGCCAAAGGATTAGTGGTCGTACCGACTGAACTCGTGACCGACAATGGCCTGGTTCTGCGTGATGCCGTTGAACGATTGTCGACCTACAACGAACTCGGCAAGCTATTTGTCAAATGGCTGAAATTCCATGTCCGTTTCTGCAACACGTTGGTTGATCGGATTGTAACGCGCCCAACTCACGATGCGCAACAGGCTCTTCAGACCGAATTAGGCTATGAAGACAATCTGCTGACCTTCACGGAACCGTATCACCTGTGGGCCATCGAGGGCGACGACCGGGTGCGGCAAACATTATCTTTTGCCGATGCCAGCACGCCCGAAATTATCATCGAAGAAGACATCAATTTTTATAAGGAACGTAAGTTGCGCATTCTCAATGGCACCCACACGCTGACCATGCCGCTGGGCTATTTGCTCGGTCTGGAAACCGTGGCCGACGAGATGAATCAACCCGCCATGAGCCGGTTTATTGAATCGCTGATGCTGGACGAAATTGTGCCAACTGTGCCGGACTATGGCGTTCCGGGTATGGATAAAGCTGCTGTGGCACAATTCGCCCACGACGTGCTCGACCGTTTCCGTAACCCTCATCTCGATCATCTGCTGTTGAAGATTTCGTTTCAGCAAACGGCCAAAATGCAGGCCCGCAACGTGGCAACGCTGCAACGGTACTACGAAAAGTTCAACGCCGTACCGCAACGAATGGCGTTGGGCTTTGCCGCCTACCTGCTGTTTATGCGGGCATTGCGCGAAGAAGAAGGGCAGTTTATCGGCGAGATTTCAGTAAACGATGGCCTGATTTCCTACCCGATTACCGACGAAAAAGCCGCTTATTTCTACGGCGACTGGCAGACCGTGAAGATCGACGATTCGGCTACGGTACAGGCGTTCGTAAAAAGCGTACTGTCGGACGCTACCCTCTGGAAAGCCGACCTCAGCACGTTGCCGGGCTTTGTCGATGCCGTGGCAGGCTACCTTAATTTGTTGTTAACGCAAGGGGCAGAGAAAACGCTGGCCGGGGTGGCGTAA
- a CDS encoding DUF3526 domain-containing protein gives MFRHITRYDFLALRANRLLLIVPGLLSAFVLIALWTGWQRTTFQRDTLAAIAQQERADYAHFRQQIAQAKPGQHFDGGHFGDPTNPFYFGNRMGARYATLPPYALALTSVGQGDLYPYYYKLTLSKRQALYHSEELENPRVLFNGAFDLSFVIIYLLPLLIIAFTYNLVSSEREQGTLALLLTETAPLSQVAGYRYMFRYVLINGLFSMLVVSGLLLFGVPLGQAVGEVAYLLLLTALYSAFWFALSFLVNSFGRESGYNAALLVGLWLGFVLLIPTVLAVCVDSVHPMPSRIDLITQSRDAADELAKDKGTVARFYEEHPEFTPKTAPDPKDRTVQMLRSRLEVELAMEGVLEQFAQRMAERQAMVSRYRFLSPAVFMQQSLNDVAGTGESRYADFERQVTDYHAAFRNYFAPLVYRMEKFTPAHLDRVPKFRYVAPGGLLFTPANWQNLLYLVVATLGCITLATIRIRQIKLAY, from the coding sequence ATGTTCCGACACATCACTCGCTACGACTTTCTGGCCCTGCGTGCGAACCGGCTGCTCCTGATTGTGCCCGGCCTATTAAGTGCTTTCGTGCTGATTGCGCTCTGGACGGGCTGGCAACGCACAACCTTCCAGCGCGATACACTTGCCGCAATTGCCCAACAGGAACGGGCCGACTATGCCCACTTCCGGCAGCAAATTGCACAGGCTAAACCGGGACAGCACTTCGACGGTGGGCATTTTGGTGATCCAACCAATCCGTTTTATTTCGGTAATCGGATGGGTGCCCGGTATGCCACGCTCCCGCCCTATGCGCTGGCTCTGACGTCGGTAGGGCAGGGGGATCTGTATCCGTATTATTACAAGCTGACGCTCTCGAAACGACAGGCACTCTATCATAGTGAAGAACTCGAAAATCCGCGTGTGCTGTTCAACGGCGCGTTCGACCTATCGTTTGTCATCATATACCTGTTGCCCCTCCTGATCATTGCGTTTACCTACAACCTTGTTTCGTCGGAGCGCGAACAGGGAACACTGGCTCTGCTGCTAACCGAAACAGCCCCGCTGAGTCAGGTGGCGGGCTATCGATACATGTTTCGCTACGTACTGATCAATGGACTGTTTAGTATGCTGGTGGTGAGCGGATTACTGTTGTTTGGCGTTCCGCTGGGGCAGGCCGTAGGCGAGGTAGCTTACCTGCTGTTGCTGACAGCCCTCTATTCGGCCTTCTGGTTCGCGCTGTCGTTTCTGGTCAACAGTTTTGGGCGCGAGTCGGGCTACAACGCAGCCCTGCTGGTAGGGTTGTGGTTAGGTTTCGTATTACTCATCCCAACGGTTCTGGCTGTGTGTGTCGATAGCGTGCATCCCATGCCATCGCGCATCGACCTGATTACGCAAAGCCGTGATGCCGCCGACGAACTGGCTAAAGACAAAGGAACTGTGGCTCGTTTCTACGAAGAACATCCTGAATTTACCCCTAAAACCGCCCCCGACCCCAAAGACCGAACGGTTCAGATGCTGCGGTCGAGGCTGGAGGTAGAACTGGCAATGGAAGGTGTACTGGAGCAGTTTGCCCAACGAATGGCTGAGCGGCAGGCGATGGTGAGCCGCTACCGATTTTTGTCGCCTGCGGTGTTTATGCAGCAGTCGCTCAACGATGTTGCCGGTACGGGCGAGAGCCGTTATGCCGACTTTGAACGGCAGGTAACGGATTACCACGCGGCTTTCCGCAACTACTTCGCTCCGTTGGTGTACCGGATGGAAAAATTCACGCCTGCCCACCTCGACAGAGTACCCAAGTTTCGCTACGTTGCTCCCGGCGGATTGTTGTTTACACCCGCCAACTGGCAGAATCTGCTGTATCTGGTAGTTGCCACGCTCGGCTGCATCACGCTGGCAACCATACGCATCCGACAGATAAAGCTGGCATATTGA
- a CDS encoding DUF3526 domain-containing protein translates to MLNLVQKEMADYGQDRRVRWIGLTLYALFAVALASGYTTYVSTNRTHTDAADASYRQWLAQGTKNPHGAAHYGFYVYKPLSPLSVLDRGLENYLGQAVWLEAHNQNEVKQRDANDAGNLARFGSLTVGFVWQFLVPLAIVLLGFNLFTKEREGGTLRLLFSAGVAPRYILWGKAVALYRVVLALVAPMLVLAGMAVWLAGGTDAFFDILPNLGLMLAIYLVYFALWTGVALLVSARASGSGIALVTLLGLWAFGTFVVPRLGSSLAKTVYPAPSSFAFSHNVRLDNELGIDRKTPVSLRRKRLDDSLLTRYGVDTITKLPIGYQGVLLQEGEEYGELIYAHNYGALHETYARQDALMDLINGLSPALAMQSLSAGLAGTNLPKQLHFAKQAEQHRQLIAQTMNRDIIQHGAGQAAYQVGPALWKAVPPFRYEPPPFRFVLQQLVLSLAALSVWIFVVAFLLNQTAYRIRLDL, encoded by the coding sequence ATGCTGAATCTGGTTCAGAAAGAAATGGCCGATTACGGGCAGGACCGTCGGGTACGCTGGATCGGGCTGACGCTCTACGCGCTGTTTGCCGTGGCTTTGGCATCAGGGTATACGACGTATGTAAGCACGAATCGAACGCATACTGATGCAGCGGACGCAAGCTATCGGCAGTGGCTGGCACAGGGTACTAAAAATCCGCACGGAGCCGCACACTACGGGTTTTATGTCTACAAACCCCTGTCGCCCCTGTCGGTATTGGATCGGGGTCTGGAAAACTATCTCGGTCAGGCCGTTTGGCTGGAAGCCCACAACCAGAACGAAGTGAAACAGCGCGACGCCAACGATGCGGGCAATCTGGCGAGGTTCGGTTCGCTGACAGTGGGTTTTGTGTGGCAGTTTCTGGTGCCGCTGGCAATAGTGCTGCTGGGCTTCAACCTGTTCACCAAAGAGCGCGAGGGTGGTACACTGCGGCTGCTGTTCAGTGCCGGCGTAGCTCCCCGTTATATATTGTGGGGCAAAGCCGTTGCACTTTATCGGGTGGTGCTGGCGTTGGTTGCGCCGATGCTGGTGTTGGCTGGCATGGCAGTCTGGCTGGCGGGTGGTACAGACGCGTTTTTCGACATACTGCCGAACCTGGGGCTGATGCTGGCAATCTATCTCGTTTATTTTGCCTTGTGGACAGGCGTTGCGCTGCTGGTATCGGCGCGGGCGTCGGGATCGGGAATAGCTTTGGTTACGTTGCTGGGCCTTTGGGCGTTTGGTACGTTTGTGGTGCCACGGCTGGGCAGTAGTCTGGCAAAAACGGTTTATCCGGCTCCGTCGTCGTTCGCGTTTTCGCACAACGTCCGGCTCGACAATGAACTGGGTATCGACCGCAAAACACCGGTATCACTGCGTCGGAAACGGCTCGATGATTCGTTGTTGACCCGTTACGGAGTCGACACAATCACGAAGCTACCGATTGGCTATCAGGGGGTTTTGTTGCAGGAAGGCGAAGAATATGGCGAATTGATTTATGCCCACAACTACGGGGCATTGCACGAAACCTATGCCCGGCAGGATGCACTGATGGACCTGATAAACGGGTTGTCGCCCGCACTGGCAATGCAGAGCCTGTCGGCGGGGCTGGCCGGAACCAACCTGCCCAAACAGCTACACTTTGCCAAACAGGCCGAGCAGCATCGGCAGCTTATTGCCCAGACTATGAACCGCGACATCATCCAGCATGGCGCGGGGCAGGCTGCTTATCAGGTTGGCCCCGCACTCTGGAAAGCCGTGCCACCGTTCCGGTACGAACCACCGCCGTTCCGGTTCGTTCTGCAACAGCTTGTATTGAGTTTAGCCGCGCTGTCTGTCTGGATTTTCGTGGTCGCTTTTCTCCTAAACCAAACCGCCTACCGCATCCGACTCGACCTGTAA
- a CDS encoding ABC transporter ATP-binding protein: MLQAINLTKRYDRKTALRELNLHVQAGEIYALLGANGAGKSTTINLFMGFLEPTSGQVFIDGIELREGGAATKPLVAYIPENVMLYPYLTGLQNLAFFSGLSGRNYTDTQLRDLLNRAGLQTDAHAQNVGTYSKGMRQKVGIAMALAKQAKALFLDEPTSGLDPLASNEFSNLIRSIRDDGVAILMVTHDLFRAKEAADRIGIMRDGVLVCELDAADVTPAELEAIYMKAVSNEPVTP; encoded by the coding sequence ATGCTTCAGGCAATAAACCTCACGAAACGATACGACCGGAAAACTGCGTTGCGGGAGTTGAATCTGCACGTACAGGCGGGCGAAATTTACGCACTGCTGGGTGCCAACGGCGCGGGTAAAAGCACGACCATCAACCTCTTCATGGGCTTTCTGGAACCCACGTCCGGGCAGGTATTCATCGATGGCATCGAACTGCGCGAAGGGGGTGCCGCCACTAAACCGCTGGTAGCCTACATTCCCGAAAACGTAATGCTGTACCCGTACCTGACGGGTCTGCAAAATCTCGCCTTTTTCAGTGGGTTATCGGGCCGGAATTACACGGACACACAACTTCGCGATCTGCTGAACCGGGCTGGTTTGCAGACTGATGCACATGCACAGAACGTTGGAACTTACTCGAAAGGAATGCGCCAGAAAGTGGGTATTGCCATGGCTTTAGCCAAACAGGCCAAAGCCCTGTTTCTCGACGAACCGACCAGTGGTCTCGATCCGCTCGCCAGCAACGAGTTCTCAAACCTGATTCGATCCATACGCGACGATGGTGTGGCTATTCTGATGGTGACGCACGATCTGTTTCGAGCCAAAGAAGCTGCCGACCGCATCGGTATTATGCGCGACGGCGTTCTGGTCTGCGAACTCGATGCCGCCGACGTAACCCCCGCCGAGTTGGAAGCTATTTATATGAAAGCTGTTTCAAACGAACCCGTGACCCCGTAA
- a CDS encoding TonB-dependent receptor encodes MRLLPLFLMLVGCVFSYAQTSRNGCVYDAESNEPIAGATVQVPGTTAGAITNRAGRFSLTTDARQLRISTVGYRERLVTAPATGEWRIALEPAVEDLQAIVVTASREAQKRTEAPVAIAKLNTTLVQETRPQNLVELLNKVPGVAMPNLQNEQHSMSIRQPLSTNAYFLYMEDGVPLRPMGLFNHNSLIETNLLAISSIEVVRGPASSLYGPEAVGGAINLITFQPTAIPTVRVGIQGDQWSFRRVQYNAGGMLTKKLGVFVGGSFARQRDTWLPHMDYDKTSVNARLDYHLTNRTTLTASVAYNNYRSQVNGGIDSVAYYNRQYVVFNDFMDRNIRSMRARLTLNHQWARGSESFVTLFYRDNYYPQSPTHTVRWTTGQRTAWTENQITTFSSRGLLAQHSQRFDGLRSKLIVGGSADYSPVSYNAYRYNLAADLRADGRSVERYRLLEERPDLKVSNYAANLFNTALYAQLDVRPLDRLQLTAGGRFDRMAFDYQNFIDKTTGTKTYQQFTPKLGLTYDLGQGVGVYANYSRGFAPPGLSAIFRPRPNPKPGQDLFYYNLKPAQFSNREVGGWASLLKNRLYIDLAYYHMDARDEILSIRQPDGNTDFQSAGQTLHRGVEWSLSYRPTDAWLIRFSGTRAIHRFVDFTLSTRATDAVQKLDGFDMPSSPNWLGNTEVIYKPGWAKGLRLSAEWQRIGWWYVDQVNRYRYDDRGFLGGRGVSLLNLRAGYVWRGAEVFVNVLNATNELYANSASRGNNATDRTQYNPGQPRTAMLGLMYTFTGRKRE; translated from the coding sequence ATGCGCCTACTTCCTCTTTTTCTTATGCTGGTTGGTTGTGTGTTCTCATACGCTCAAACCAGTCGCAACGGCTGCGTTTACGACGCTGAAAGCAACGAACCCATCGCCGGGGCTACGGTGCAGGTGCCCGGCACGACCGCAGGAGCTATCACTAACCGGGCCGGGCGGTTCAGTCTGACGACCGACGCCCGGCAACTACGCATTTCAACTGTTGGCTACCGCGAACGGTTGGTGACGGCACCCGCCACCGGCGAGTGGCGCATTGCCCTCGAACCGGCAGTCGAAGACCTGCAAGCCATTGTCGTAACGGCGAGCCGCGAAGCGCAAAAGCGCACCGAAGCTCCCGTAGCCATCGCCAAACTGAACACAACTCTCGTTCAGGAAACGCGCCCGCAGAACTTGGTCGAACTGCTCAACAAAGTGCCGGGGGTAGCGATGCCCAATCTGCAAAATGAGCAGCATTCGATGTCGATCCGGCAACCGCTCTCAACCAACGCTTATTTTCTCTATATGGAAGACGGCGTACCGCTGCGACCGATGGGCCTGTTTAATCACAATTCGCTGATCGAAACCAACCTGTTGGCAATCAGTAGTATCGAGGTAGTGCGTGGCCCGGCATCGAGCCTGTATGGGCCGGAAGCCGTGGGTGGAGCCATCAACCTGATTACCTTTCAGCCTACGGCCATACCGACCGTGCGCGTGGGTATACAGGGCGATCAATGGTCGTTTCGGCGGGTCCAGTATAATGCGGGCGGTATGCTGACCAAAAAACTTGGCGTGTTTGTGGGCGGCTCTTTTGCCCGGCAGCGCGACACCTGGCTGCCACACATGGACTACGACAAAACGTCGGTGAACGCCCGGCTCGACTATCACCTGACCAATCGTACAACACTAACGGCGAGTGTGGCCTACAATAACTACCGCTCGCAGGTAAACGGCGGCATCGACAGTGTAGCGTATTACAACCGACAGTATGTGGTGTTCAATGACTTTATGGACCGCAACATTCGTTCGATGCGTGCCCGATTGACGCTCAATCACCAGTGGGCAAGAGGTTCTGAGAGTTTTGTAACACTGTTTTACCGGGACAACTACTACCCGCAAAGCCCGACGCATACCGTGCGCTGGACCACTGGACAACGCACTGCCTGGACTGAAAATCAGATTACTACCTTCTCCAGCCGGGGGCTGCTTGCCCAGCATAGCCAACGCTTCGATGGGCTGCGGAGTAAGCTCATCGTTGGCGGCTCAGCCGATTACTCGCCCGTGTCGTACAACGCCTACCGATACAACTTAGCCGCCGACCTGCGGGCCGATGGGCGGTCTGTGGAGCGGTATCGCCTGCTCGAAGAACGGCCCGACCTGAAAGTGTCCAACTACGCGGCCAACCTGTTCAATACAGCCTTATACGCCCAGCTCGACGTGCGCCCTCTTGACCGGCTACAACTTACGGCAGGCGGACGATTCGACCGAATGGCGTTTGATTATCAGAATTTTATCGACAAAACTACCGGTACAAAAACCTACCAGCAGTTTACGCCCAAACTCGGTCTGACCTACGATTTGGGGCAGGGCGTAGGCGTATATGCCAACTACAGCCGGGGATTTGCCCCACCGGGCCTGTCGGCTATTTTTCGGCCACGGCCCAACCCGAAGCCCGGTCAGGATTTGTTTTATTACAACCTGAAACCAGCACAGTTCAGTAACCGCGAAGTGGGCGGCTGGGCGTCGTTGCTGAAAAACCGGCTGTATATCGACCTGGCTTATTACCATATGGATGCCCGCGATGAAATCCTGAGCATCCGTCAGCCCGACGGTAACACCGACTTTCAGAGTGCCGGGCAGACCCTACACCGGGGCGTCGAGTGGAGTCTGAGCTACCGGCCTACCGATGCTTGGCTCATCCGGTTCAGCGGTACGCGGGCCATTCACCGCTTCGTTGACTTTACGCTCTCTACCCGCGCTACCGACGCTGTGCAGAAACTCGATGGCTTCGACATGCCTTCGTCGCCCAACTGGCTCGGTAACACCGAAGTTATTTATAAACCGGGCTGGGCGAAGGGACTGCGGCTGTCGGCGGAGTGGCAACGTATTGGCTGGTGGTATGTCGATCAGGTTAACCGCTATCGCTACGACGACCGGGGCTTTCTGGGTGGTCGGGGCGTCAGTTTGCTCAACCTGCGTGCGGGTTACGTCTGGCGCGGAGCCGAGGTGTTTGTCAACGTGTTGAACGCCACCAACGAACTGTACGCCAATTCGGCCAGCCGGGGCAACAACGCTACCGACCGCACCCAATATAACCCCGGTCAGCCACGCACGGCCATGCTGGGGCTGATGTACACGTTCACTGGCCGAAAGCGTGAATGA
- a CDS encoding tetratricopeptide repeat protein produces the protein MRTLYISFLVGLALLNQVGCQSKSSTETTQTTDDPTTMPALFQRQGELAKTPEWPRTQQKVTELQQAIWKNPGDVKPRLQVAMIYLAEARITGEHPYYYPAILKILDGVLAIDPKNFEAITFKSSVKMSQHQFAEARTLAEKARQINPHNAYVYGVLVDANVELGDYEQAVSMSDKMQELKPSLESYSRASYLREIYGDYKGAIEAMKMAVQAGLPGSEPYCWSKNTLGHLYETTGQLAAAEREYDGILVVRPSYAFALRGKASIQKARRQYPAALATLDKAASIMPEFSFHEEMADMYALQGDKAKALTKYAEVATMLDEDARSGHAVDLELCKLYTASGQLDSALVYGLKEYRKRPKNIDVNHALAWVYFGQKNIAKAQEHVAVAMRTGNKDPELLRRASAIAMAGGRSEEGGKLLAMAKKINPNQLL, from the coding sequence ATGCGCACGCTATACATATCATTTTTAGTTGGTTTGGCTTTGCTCAATCAGGTCGGTTGCCAGTCCAAATCCTCGACCGAAACCACCCAGACAACCGACGACCCAACGACGATGCCTGCGCTGTTCCAACGGCAGGGCGAACTGGCGAAGACCCCCGAATGGCCCCGGACGCAACAGAAGGTAACAGAGTTGCAGCAGGCAATCTGGAAAAATCCCGGTGATGTAAAACCCCGGCTACAGGTTGCCATGATCTACCTCGCCGAAGCGCGTATCACGGGCGAGCATCCGTATTATTATCCGGCCATCCTGAAAATTCTGGACGGTGTGCTGGCAATCGACCCGAAAAACTTTGAAGCTATCACGTTCAAATCGTCGGTTAAGATGTCGCAACATCAGTTTGCCGAAGCGCGAACATTGGCCGAAAAAGCACGTCAGATCAACCCGCACAACGCTTACGTATATGGGGTACTGGTAGACGCCAACGTAGAACTGGGCGACTACGAACAGGCCGTGAGCATGTCCGATAAAATGCAGGAACTGAAACCTTCGCTGGAGTCGTATTCGCGGGCTTCATACCTTCGCGAAATTTATGGTGATTACAAAGGAGCCATCGAAGCCATGAAAATGGCCGTTCAGGCCGGATTGCCCGGTTCGGAGCCTTACTGCTGGAGCAAAAATACGCTGGGCCATCTCTACGAAACCACGGGGCAGTTGGCCGCAGCCGAACGCGAATACGATGGTATTCTGGTAGTGCGGCCCAGTTATGCCTTCGCCCTGCGCGGAAAAGCCAGCATCCAGAAAGCCCGCCGACAGTATCCAGCCGCTTTAGCTACGCTCGACAAGGCGGCCTCGATCATGCCTGAGTTCTCCTTCCATGAAGAAATGGCCGACATGTATGCGTTGCAGGGTGATAAGGCCAAAGCGTTGACGAAATACGCTGAAGTAGCCACTATGCTCGATGAAGATGCCCGCTCCGGCCACGCCGTTGACCTGGAACTGTGTAAACTCTATACGGCCTCTGGTCAGTTGGATTCGGCATTGGTTTATGGGCTGAAAGAATACAGAAAACGGCCCAAAAACATTGACGTGAACCACGCGTTAGCCTGGGTTTATTTCGGTCAGAAGAACATTGCCAAAGCACAGGAACACGTGGCCGTAGCGATGCGAACCGGCAATAAAGACCCCGAATTGCTCCGTCGGGCCAGTGCTATTGCTATGGCCGGTGGTCGCTCAGAAGAAGGCGGCAAACTGCTGGCAATGGCAAAAAAGATCAATCCGAATCAACTGCTCTAA
- a CDS encoding DUF4331 domain-containing protein translates to MKKLLILLVATVVAALPFSPSVASSHREAPLISNDPLADNTDVYAFKSPVNAERIVLIANYIPFEDPAGGPNWYTFGERIRYEIHVKNRADTPGDDITYRFTFQVTNEDPTTFFNIRLGKQNQRATYTCERSMDGGRTFQTIISNGIVPPANIGPRSIENKTVGLGAPNYNTLATRAIMTASTGERIFCGPVDDPFFVDLGGAFDVGNFRQPGPDAVAKYNCHTIAIEVPVSTLQKDRKNVAQAANILDPDYVIGVWASASRQRIRTFYNEGDVGFDGEYVQVSRLGMPLTNEVVIPIGQKDRWNALTPYNNNDLRFAQYFVNPELALYMDDSQFGGAVPGLAALRIQSRSLGSFDFRNGKPGLFTLKGNAALNGTALAENAFGAVLLPNNASPRAVDLLPIFYTGVPNLAPYQLATGKNGNPLAVGKPFVHNFLPTLGDMLRLNMAVPATPRSAPEFSSLGLVQAAVLGLTDSRYTNPNLQFIPNMDGFPNGRRLEDDVTTIELQAVGGVVLAALGLWYDDFTPGTSPSPVTPQLGNVLGFNAGITKNDTTFKANFPFVQDPWRGFIGNEYTGPNSFVPTSTPHQPARVAALEEEATGLRMRILGNPTTAEEVTIEVRGAAKQALQLSVVNTQGQVVSQIKLNEADEVERRTLKLGTQPGAYLLKAATPTDRHMLRIIRH, encoded by the coding sequence ATGAAAAAGTTACTCATTCTGCTGGTAGCGACGGTAGTAGCCGCCTTGCCATTTAGTCCGTCAGTGGCCTCAAGTCACCGCGAAGCTCCGCTTATTTCGAACGATCCGCTGGCCGACAACACCGACGTTTACGCCTTCAAAAGCCCAGTCAATGCCGAACGAATTGTTCTGATTGCCAACTACATTCCGTTTGAAGACCCTGCAGGTGGCCCGAACTGGTACACATTTGGCGAACGAATCCGGTACGAAATTCACGTAAAGAACCGGGCCGATACCCCCGGCGACGACATCACCTACCGCTTTACTTTTCAGGTAACGAACGAAGACCCGACCACGTTTTTCAACATTCGGCTGGGCAAGCAAAACCAGCGGGCAACGTATACCTGCGAACGTAGCATGGATGGGGGCAGAACCTTCCAGACGATTATCAGCAATGGCATTGTGCCACCAGCTAATATCGGCCCGCGTTCCATCGAAAATAAGACAGTCGGCTTAGGCGCACCGAATTACAATACACTGGCTACCCGTGCCATCATGACCGCGTCGACGGGCGAACGGATATTCTGCGGTCCGGTCGATGACCCGTTCTTCGTCGATTTGGGCGGAGCGTTTGACGTTGGTAATTTCCGGCAACCCGGCCCGGATGCAGTGGCAAAGTACAACTGCCATACTATTGCTATCGAAGTGCCCGTATCGACCCTCCAAAAAGACAGAAAGAACGTGGCTCAGGCCGCCAACATTCTCGACCCTGACTATGTGATTGGCGTTTGGGCTTCGGCATCCCGCCAGCGCATCCGCACTTTCTACAACGAGGGCGACGTGGGCTTCGATGGCGAGTACGTGCAGGTCTCCCGGCTGGGGATGCCCCTGACCAACGAGGTCGTCATCCCCATCGGCCAGAAAGACCGCTGGAATGCCCTGACTCCCTACAACAACAACGACCTGCGCTTTGCCCAGTACTTTGTCAACCCCGAACTCGCCCTCTACATGGACGATTCGCAGTTTGGCGGGGCTGTGCCGGGTTTAGCCGCGCTACGGATTCAGTCGCGGTCGCTGGGTAGCTTCGACTTCCGCAACGGCAAACCGGGCCTGTTCACCCTCAAAGGCAATGCCGCCCTCAATGGCACGGCTCTGGCCGAGAACGCCTTCGGGGCCGTCCTGCTGCCCAACAACGCCAGCCCCCGCGCCGTCGACCTGCTGCCCATCTTCTACACGGGCGTACCCAACCTGGCTCCTTACCAGTTGGCAACGGGCAAGAACGGCAACCCCTTAGCCGTGGGCAAGCCCTTCGTCCACAACTTTTTGCCCACACTGGGCGACATGCTGCGGCTGAACATGGCCGTACCCGCTACGCCCCGCTCGGCCCCGGAGTTTTCGTCGTTGGGGCTGGTGCAGGCAGCCGTACTGGGGCTGACCGACAGCCGCTACACCAACCCCAACTTGCAGTTCATTCCCAACATGGACGGCTTTCCCAACGGTCGTCGGCTGGAGGATGACGTGACGACGATTGAGTTGCAGGCGGTGGGGGGCGTGGTGCTGGCGGCACTGGGCTTGTGGTACGATGATTTCACCCCCGGCACCTCACCCAGTCCCGTTACACCGCAGCTTGGCAACGTATTGGGCTTCAACGCGGGCATCACCAAAAATGACACGACGTTCAAGGCAAACTTCCCCTTCGTACAGGACCCCTGGCGCGGCTTTATCGGTAATGAGTACACCGGACCTAACTCGTTTGTGCCTACATCGACTCCGCATCAGCCGGCTCGTGTAGCTGCTCTGGAAGAAGAAGCTACCGGATTACGCATGCGTATTTTAGGAAATCCGACTACTGCCGAAGAAGTGACCATTGAAGTGCGGGGTGCTGCAAAACAGGCATTACAACTGAGTGTGGTAAACACGCAGGGGCAGGTAGTGAGTCAGATCAAACTCAACGAAGCCGACGAGGTAGAACGCCGAACGCTGAAATTGGGTACACAGCCAGGAGCGTATCTGCTGAAAGCAGCCACGCCCACCGACCGACACATGCTCCGTATTATTCGGCATTGA